In Streptomyces capitiformicae, one genomic interval encodes:
- a CDS encoding DUF397 domain-containing protein yields the protein MTDVIGPFRKSSYSGTQSNCVEVAPTTGGRAIRDSKNPHGPLLHLGPDGWRAFLGGVKNGAFS from the coding sequence GTGACCGACGTTATAGGCCCCTTCCGGAAATCCTCGTACTCCGGAACCCAGAGCAACTGCGTCGAAGTCGCCCCCACCACCGGCGGCCGAGCCATCCGCGACAGCAAGAACCCCCACGGCCCCCTCCTCCACCTCGGCCCAGACGGCTGGAGGGCCTTCCTGGGTGGGGTCAAGAACGGCGCGTTCAGCTGA
- a CDS encoding Scr1 family TA system antitoxin-like transcriptional regulator: protein MPGHVPRLARPRPRLRRLLEGRQAKIEEGGATYAAIVWEAVIAHPMKSVEIHREQLSAILEVGRRRNVTVQVLPFSGAALAASTSAFCAFSFDTEPTVEAVALENLRGTSVLEGTEDLTAYSNAFDQLRSAALAPEASMELIRSVLRSI from the coding sequence GTGCCCGGTCACGTTCCACGCCTGGCTCGACCACGTCCTCGCCTGCGGCGACTGCTCGAGGGACGCCAGGCCAAGATCGAGGAGGGCGGCGCGACGTACGCGGCCATCGTCTGGGAGGCGGTCATCGCGCACCCCATGAAGAGCGTCGAGATCCACCGGGAACAACTGTCCGCGATCCTGGAAGTCGGCAGGCGGAGGAACGTAACCGTGCAGGTACTGCCATTCAGCGGGGCGGCATTGGCTGCCTCGACCTCCGCCTTTTGCGCGTTCAGCTTCGACACGGAACCGACCGTCGAAGCGGTGGCGCTGGAGAACCTCAGGGGCACGTCGGTGCTTGAGGGAACGGAGGACCTCACGGCTTACTCGAACGCGTTCGACCAACTACGATCGGCAGCACTGGCACCGGAGGCGAGCATGGAACTCATCCGGAGCGTACTGCGGAGTATCTAG
- a CDS encoding outer membrane protein assembly factor BamB family protein produces the protein MVDQLTQHDPRRIGPFEVLGRLGAGGMGLVYLARSASGRRVAIKTVRTELAEDQLFRVRFTREVEAARAVSGFYTAAVVDADPRAAVPWLATAYVPAPSLEEIVNDCGPLPVQAVRWLAAGVAEALQSIHGAGLVHRDLKPSNVLVVEDGPRVIDFGIASGVSNTRLTMTNVAVGTPAYMSPEQAKDSRSVTGASDVFSLGSMLVFAATGHAPFHGANPVETVFMLLREGPDLSGLPDDLRPLIESCMQMDPTGRPNPADLQAQLAPHLFGSGSDDSGTASAWLPEKAVALIETRRGGRPAPKPHQTSGSRGGGGGRPAAPVPPPPPSYDPAPVSPVSPVSVGAPDAGPVRLAGAQVPIGPGPRVADARAAAVKATPPEAGLAASWSRPRAGVNGADPAPSMTASPAVPAPEPTSPAGWRPWRFRMSNDVWGTPSVADDLVYVTSFEVHALDVATGRRRFKTRDVAWSMAVADGRIHASDGPTLFALDAREGNDLWRLSTDAWVYSLKADRGTVVTATRGGGVQGWEASNGQKLWELTGTQTDFETPEAGPVVADGTVYVWKDARLRALEARTGDERWSYPIGDAASCGGVPVRLTPASDGYVYVSAGSRVLAIDVASGHVRWHFEAPAVFLSAPTFAPGPAVTGGGVYLADYLGTVYALDATDGRDRWRIATESRSSLEPVLVAAGHVHVGSGKGLYTLDAVTGTPKWRFQAGGEIVGAPSVAEGRIHFGSTDHLLYTLKADDGRLRWKLATGGEITGSPVVKDGVVYACSKDRCVYALDAEKGTGTARTS, from the coding sequence GTGGTGGATCAGCTGACGCAGCACGATCCGCGGCGGATCGGGCCGTTCGAGGTGCTGGGACGGCTGGGTGCCGGCGGCATGGGGCTGGTCTATCTGGCGCGCTCGGCGTCGGGTCGGCGCGTGGCGATCAAGACGGTGCGGACGGAACTGGCGGAGGACCAACTCTTCCGGGTCCGTTTCACGCGCGAGGTCGAGGCGGCCCGCGCGGTGTCCGGTTTCTACACGGCGGCGGTGGTCGATGCCGACCCGCGCGCCGCCGTGCCGTGGCTGGCGACCGCGTATGTCCCCGCGCCCTCGCTGGAAGAGATAGTGAATGACTGCGGTCCGCTGCCCGTCCAGGCCGTACGGTGGCTCGCGGCGGGTGTCGCCGAGGCGCTGCAGTCCATCCACGGCGCCGGGCTCGTCCACCGGGACCTGAAGCCCTCCAACGTCCTCGTCGTCGAGGACGGGCCCCGGGTGATCGACTTCGGTATCGCCTCCGGTGTTTCGAACACCCGTTTGACGATGACGAACGTCGCCGTCGGTACGCCCGCATACATGTCGCCCGAGCAGGCCAAGGACTCGCGGAGCGTGACCGGCGCCAGTGACGTCTTCTCGCTCGGGTCGATGCTCGTGTTCGCCGCCACCGGGCACGCGCCGTTCCACGGGGCCAACCCCGTCGAGACCGTCTTCATGCTGCTCCGCGAGGGCCCCGACCTCTCCGGCCTCCCGGACGACCTCCGCCCGCTCATCGAGTCCTGTATGCAGATGGACCCGACCGGCCGGCCCAACCCCGCCGACCTCCAGGCCCAGCTCGCGCCCCACCTCTTCGGCTCCGGTTCGGACGACAGCGGTACGGCGTCGGCGTGGCTGCCCGAGAAGGCGGTGGCCCTGATCGAGACCCGCCGGGGCGGGCGCCCGGCGCCCAAGCCGCACCAGACCTCCGGTAGCCGCGGTGGAGGCGGGGGGCGACCCGCCGCCCCCGTACCGCCACCCCCGCCCTCGTACGACCCCGCGCCCGTGTCCCCCGTGTCCCCCGTGTCCGTCGGCGCTCCCGACGCCGGGCCGGTGCGGCTGGCCGGCGCCCAGGTGCCCATCGGGCCCGGGCCCCGGGTCGCCGACGCCCGCGCGGCCGCCGTGAAGGCGACCCCTCCCGAGGCGGGCCTCGCCGCGTCCTGGTCCCGGCCGCGCGCCGGCGTGAACGGCGCCGACCCCGCCCCCTCCATGACTGCCTCGCCCGCCGTTCCCGCCCCCGAGCCGACCTCCCCCGCCGGCTGGCGCCCCTGGCGGTTCCGTATGTCGAACGACGTCTGGGGCACGCCCTCCGTCGCCGACGACCTCGTCTACGTCACCTCCTTCGAGGTGCACGCCCTGGACGTGGCGACCGGTCGGCGCCGCTTCAAGACCCGGGACGTCGCCTGGTCGATGGCGGTCGCGGACGGCCGTATCCACGCCTCCGACGGCCCCACCCTCTTCGCGCTCGACGCACGCGAGGGCAACGATCTGTGGCGGCTGTCGACGGACGCCTGGGTGTACTCGCTGAAGGCCGACCGGGGCACCGTCGTCACCGCGACCCGGGGCGGCGGCGTACAGGGCTGGGAGGCCTCCAACGGGCAGAAGCTCTGGGAGCTCACCGGCACCCAGACCGACTTCGAGACCCCCGAGGCCGGGCCCGTCGTGGCCGACGGCACCGTGTACGTCTGGAAGGACGCCCGGCTGCGCGCCCTGGAGGCCCGCACGGGCGACGAGCGCTGGTCGTACCCCATCGGCGACGCCGCGTCCTGCGGCGGGGTCCCGGTACGGCTGACCCCGGCCTCGGACGGCTATGTGTACGTCTCGGCCGGCAGCCGGGTCCTCGCCATCGACGTGGCGAGCGGCCACGTCCGCTGGCACTTCGAGGCGCCGGCGGTGTTCCTCTCCGCGCCCACATTCGCGCCGGGCCCGGCGGTGACGGGCGGCGGCGTCTATCTCGCCGACTACCTCGGCACGGTCTACGCCCTCGACGCCACGGACGGTCGCGACCGATGGCGCATCGCGACGGAGTCCCGCTCCTCCCTGGAGCCGGTACTCGTCGCCGCCGGCCACGTCCACGTCGGCAGCGGCAAGGGCCTCTACACCCTCGACGCGGTCACCGGAACGCCGAAGTGGCGCTTCCAGGCGGGCGGCGAGATCGTGGGGGCGCCGTCGGTGGCGGAGGGCCGCATCCACTTCGGCTCAACGGATCACTTGCTGTACACGCTCAAGGCGGACGACGGCCGCCTGCGCTGGAAGCTTGCGACGGGCGGGGAGATCACCGGGTCGCCCGTGGTCAAGGACGGGGTGGTGTACGCATGCAGCAAGGACCGCTGCGTGTACGCCCTGGACGCGGAGAAGGGGACGGGGACGGCGCGGACGTCGTGA
- a CDS encoding VOC family protein: MAENAAYAVYAEGVPCWVDAQLPDVEAGKRFYGELFGWEFRVAPGDGAHEVWAYLGGDAVAALAPKPDGRMPTVWTLYFATPDAVALAARITEAGGQIVIPPTPLLDLGTTALATDAEGAVFRIWQAGTHAGFGRRHENGTFVWAELYTRDTAAANSFYARLFHEALFGPDARPDFGRAALTDVFPAEMPPHFLVHFGTDDCEATLGVVSRLGGRVQTGPFETSYGNVAVVTDNQGASFALLQRSDGSEWREAPREADQAERRPDELRQQGDVQGREQGREQGREQGETGG, translated from the coding sequence ATGGCCGAGAACGCCGCGTACGCCGTGTACGCCGAGGGTGTCCCCTGTTGGGTGGATGCTCAGCTGCCTGATGTGGAGGCGGGGAAGCGGTTCTACGGCGAGCTCTTCGGGTGGGAGTTCCGGGTGGCGCCCGGCGACGGGGCGCACGAGGTGTGGGCGTATCTCGGGGGCGATGCCGTGGCCGCGCTCGCGCCGAAGCCGGACGGACGGATGCCCACCGTGTGGACGCTGTACTTCGCCACGCCGGACGCCGTGGCGCTCGCCGCGCGGATCACCGAGGCCGGCGGCCAGATCGTCATCCCGCCCACCCCGCTCCTCGACCTCGGCACGACCGCGCTGGCCACCGACGCGGAGGGCGCGGTGTTCCGGATCTGGCAGGCGGGGACGCACGCCGGGTTCGGGCGACGGCACGAAAACGGAACGTTCGTGTGGGCCGAGTTGTACACACGGGACACCGCGGCCGCCAACTCCTTCTACGCGCGTCTGTTCCACGAGGCGCTGTTCGGCCCGGACGCCCGCCCCGACTTCGGCCGCGCCGCCCTCACCGACGTGTTCCCGGCCGAGATGCCGCCGCACTTCCTCGTCCACTTCGGGACGGACGACTGCGAGGCGACGCTCGGGGTCGTCAGCCGGCTCGGCGGGCGGGTGCAGACCGGGCCGTTCGAAACGTCGTATGGAAATGTGGCGGTCGTCACGGACAACCAGGGCGCGTCGTTCGCGCTGCTCCAACGGAGTGACGGGAGTGAGTGGCGGGAGGCGCCGCGAGAAGCGGATCAGGCGGAGCGACGCCCGGACGAGCTGCGGCAACAAGGTGACGTGCAGGGGCGTGAACAGGGGCGTGAACAAGGGCGTGAACAGGGTGAAACAGGGGGGTGA
- a CDS encoding TetR family transcriptional regulator has protein sequence MTGQVRTVDGRVAGRRGQATRQKLLDCLSEMLSSSPYRDVKVIDVARKAGTSPATFYQYFPDVEGAVLEIAEQMAAEGATLTSLLEGRSWVGKAGWQTAQELVDGFLEFWRKNDAILRVVDLGASEGDKRFYKIRMKILTSVTNSLADTVRDLQAKGRVDKDVNPAALAGSLVAMLASVSSHQKGFQTWGVKQAELKPNLALLVHLGITGKKPTR, from the coding sequence ATGACAGGACAAGTACGTACCGTCGACGGCCGCGTGGCCGGCCGGCGAGGGCAGGCGACTCGGCAGAAGCTGCTCGACTGCCTCAGCGAGATGCTCAGCTCGTCGCCCTACCGGGACGTCAAAGTCATTGATGTCGCCCGAAAAGCGGGCACTTCACCCGCAACCTTCTACCAGTACTTCCCGGACGTCGAAGGCGCCGTCCTCGAGATCGCCGAGCAAATGGCCGCCGAGGGCGCCACGTTGACCAGCCTCCTCGAAGGCCGCTCCTGGGTCGGCAAGGCGGGATGGCAGACGGCGCAGGAACTCGTCGACGGTTTCCTGGAGTTCTGGCGGAAGAACGACGCGATCCTCAGAGTCGTGGACCTGGGCGCCTCCGAGGGCGACAAACGGTTCTACAAGATCCGCATGAAGATCCTGACCTCGGTCACCAACTCCCTCGCGGACACGGTCAGGGACCTCCAGGCCAAGGGCCGCGTCGACAAGGACGTGAACCCGGCGGCCCTCGCCGGTTCCCTCGTCGCCATGCTCGCCTCGGTCTCCTCGCACCAGAAGGGCTTCCAGACCTGGGGCGTCAAACAGGCCGAACTCAAGCCGAACCTCGCCCTGTTGGTGCACCTGGGCATCACGGGCAAGAAGCCCACGAGGTAA
- a CDS encoding nitroreductase/quinone reductase family protein produces MASRSARGMGVRWVQKVSSAPAFARVAPHVIPALDRAVHRVTRGRVLLSAQLLPGVVLTATGAKSGVPRRTPLACMPEEGGGSWILVGSNFGRTDHPAWTGNLLAHPDAEISWKGQDIPVTAHLLEGEERAAAWKELLCFWPPYSTYQARVEREIRVFRIVRR; encoded by the coding sequence ATGGCTTCGAGGAGTGCGCGGGGCATGGGTGTGCGCTGGGTGCAGAAGGTGTCCTCCGCGCCGGCGTTCGCGCGGGTCGCACCGCATGTCATCCCCGCGCTCGACCGGGCGGTGCATCGGGTGACGCGGGGCCGGGTGCTGCTGAGCGCGCAGTTGTTGCCGGGAGTCGTACTGACCGCCACCGGCGCGAAGAGCGGGGTTCCGCGTCGTACGCCGCTGGCCTGTATGCCCGAGGAGGGCGGCGGGAGTTGGATCCTCGTCGGCTCCAACTTCGGGCGGACGGACCATCCCGCCTGGACCGGGAACCTGCTGGCCCACCCCGACGCCGAGATCAGCTGGAAGGGGCAGGACATCCCGGTCACGGCCCACCTCCTGGAGGGCGAGGAACGGGCGGCCGCCTGGAAGGAGTTGCTGTGCTTCTGGCCGCCGTACTCGACGTACCAGGCGCGGGTGGAGCGGGAGATACGGGTGTTCCGGATCGTACGGCGGTGA
- a CDS encoding acyl-CoA dehydrogenase family protein yields MDARFTAEQEEIRRTVRELLLKRCGPEEVRAAVGTGEGHDAALWAAFGEQLGLPGLALPEAYGGVGCSLTELALAVEELGRALAPSPLLSTSVLVAPLVLALGTEAQRAELLPRVASGELTAALAVPGPSLGVALALTGDNRGEWAGGGRAGGVQARRVEGGRGGWRLYGEVGQVLDGHSAGVLVVAAHAGGFARSRTLLFVVRGPAAAPGLVRARQTSLDETRSQARLELRDVEGELLGIDDGGGGEVLEALSGVGEGAAAVLAAEAVGAADRALERTVAYVRQREQFGRPIGSFQAVKHRLADVYVQVQAARSAAYYAAWAAAGDGKRERVGGLALAQALEALRIAAGEGVQLHGGIGFTWEHEAQLYFKRAAGDELLFGPVHRLRGRAADVAGVFESASESASESASESESESASEYEYDSGSGDREEVRG; encoded by the coding sequence ATGGACGCCCGCTTCACCGCCGAGCAGGAGGAAATTCGGCGCACTGTCAGGGAGTTGCTGCTCAAGCGGTGCGGTCCGGAGGAGGTCCGGGCGGCCGTGGGGACGGGCGAGGGGCACGACGCCGCGCTCTGGGCCGCCTTCGGTGAACAGCTCGGGCTGCCGGGGCTCGCTCTTCCCGAGGCGTACGGCGGTGTCGGCTGCTCTCTTACCGAACTTGCCCTGGCGGTGGAGGAGTTGGGGCGGGCGCTCGCGCCTTCTCCGCTCCTCTCCACCTCTGTCCTCGTGGCCCCCCTTGTTCTCGCCCTCGGCACCGAGGCCCAGCGCGCCGAGCTGCTGCCCCGCGTTGCCTCCGGCGAGCTGACCGCCGCCCTCGCCGTACCGGGGCCGTCTCTCGGCGTCGCGCTGGCGCTGACCGGTGACAACCGGGGGGAGTGGGCGGGGGGCGGACGGGCCGGGGGTGTTCAGGCGCGGCGCGTCGAGGGAGGCAGGGGCGGGTGGCGGTTGTACGGCGAGGTCGGGCAGGTGCTCGACGGGCACAGTGCGGGGGTGCTGGTCGTCGCCGCGCATGCCGGGGGCTTCGCTCGGTCGCGGACGTTGTTGTTCGTGGTGCGGGGCCCGGCGGCGGCGCCGGGGCTGGTGCGGGCGCGGCAGACCTCGCTCGACGAGACGCGGTCGCAGGCTCGGCTCGAACTCCGGGATGTGGAAGGGGAGTTGCTGGGCATCGACGACGGTGGCGGGGGCGAGGTGTTGGAGGCCCTCTCCGGAGTGGGCGAGGGGGCCGCCGCCGTGCTGGCCGCCGAGGCCGTGGGGGCCGCCGACCGGGCGCTGGAGCGGACGGTCGCGTATGTGCGGCAGCGGGAGCAGTTCGGGCGGCCGATCGGATCGTTCCAGGCGGTGAAGCACCGGCTCGCGGATGTGTACGTACAGGTCCAGGCGGCCCGCTCCGCGGCGTACTACGCGGCCTGGGCGGCGGCCGGCGACGGCAAGCGGGAGCGGGTCGGCGGGCTGGCGCTCGCCCAGGCCCTGGAAGCGTTGCGGATCGCCGCCGGGGAGGGTGTTCAGCTGCACGGCGGGATCGGGTTCACCTGGGAACACGAGGCCCAGCTGTACTTCAAGCGGGCGGCGGGGGACGAGCTGCTGTTCGGGCCGGTGCATCGGCTGCGCGGGCGGGCGGCCGACGTAGCGGGGGTCTTCGAGTCCGCGTCCGAGTCCGCGTCCGAGTCCGCGTCCGAGTCCGAGTCCGAGTCCGCGTCCGAGTACGAGTACGATTCCGGGTCCGGCGATCGCGAGGAGGTGCGGGGCTGA
- a CDS encoding thiolase C-terminal domain-containing protein gives MASVTDRGPRQHRRRKVAIVGVALSDCGRVNDATTPYALHAQAARRALADAGLEHTAIDGLASAGLGTLAPVEVAEYLGLRPTWVDSTSVGGSTWEVMAAHAADAIAAGHANVVLLVYGSTARADIKAGRRTGNLSFGARGPLQFEVPYGHTLIAKYAMAARRHMHEYGTTLEQLASVAVQARANAAANPEAMFRTPITVDDVLSSPPIADPFTKLHCCLRSDGGAAVLLAAEEYVRDCRPTAPVWILGTGEHVSHTTMSEWPDFTTSPAAISGRLAFERAGVHPSEIDFAEIYDAFTYMTLVTLEDLGFCAKGEGGAFMEKNRLTLTGDLPVNTDGGGLSAQHPGMRGLFLLVEAVRQLRGEAGERQVRAADGHLPRLAVASGTGGWFCSSGTVVLGRG, from the coding sequence ATGGCTTCTGTGACCGACCGCGGACCACGGCAGCACCGCCGCAGGAAGGTCGCGATCGTGGGCGTGGCCCTCTCCGACTGCGGTCGTGTGAACGACGCGACCACCCCGTACGCCCTCCACGCCCAGGCCGCCCGCCGGGCCCTGGCGGACGCGGGCCTGGAGCACACGGCCATCGACGGCCTCGCCTCCGCAGGCCTCGGCACGCTGGCCCCCGTGGAGGTGGCCGAGTACCTGGGCCTGCGGCCGACCTGGGTGGACTCGACCTCCGTCGGCGGCTCGACCTGGGAGGTCATGGCGGCCCACGCGGCGGACGCGATCGCCGCCGGCCACGCGAACGTCGTCCTTCTCGTCTACGGCTCAACGGCCCGCGCCGACATCAAGGCGGGCCGCCGCACCGGCAACCTCTCCTTCGGCGCCCGCGGCCCCCTCCAGTTCGAGGTCCCCTACGGCCACACCCTGATCGCCAAGTACGCGATGGCGGCCCGCCGCCACATGCACGAGTACGGCACGACGCTGGAACAGCTGGCCTCGGTGGCCGTCCAGGCCCGCGCGAACGCGGCGGCGAACCCCGAGGCAATGTTCCGCACCCCGATCACCGTCGACGACGTCCTCTCCTCGCCTCCCATCGCCGACCCCTTCACCAAGCTCCACTGCTGCCTACGCTCCGACGGCGGCGCGGCGGTCCTCCTGGCGGCCGAGGAGTACGTACGCGACTGCCGCCCCACGGCTCCGGTCTGGATCCTCGGTACCGGGGAGCACGTCTCCCACACCACCATGTCCGAGTGGCCCGACTTCACCACCTCCCCCGCGGCCATCAGCGGCCGCCTCGCCTTCGAACGCGCAGGCGTCCACCCCTCCGAGATCGACTTCGCCGAGATCTACGACGCCTTCACCTACATGACCCTGGTGACCCTGGAGGACCTCGGCTTCTGCGCGAAGGGCGAGGGCGGCGCCTTCATGGAGAAAAACCGCCTGACCCTGACCGGGGATCTGCCGGTGAACACGGACGGGGGCGGGCTGTCGGCCCAACACCCGGGCATGCGCGGCCTCTTCCTCCTCGTCGAGGCCGTACGGCAACTACGCGGCGAGGCGGGCGAACGCCAGGTCCGGGCCGCCGACGGCCATCTGCCCCGGCTGGCGGTGGCGTCCGGGACGGGCGGGTGGTTCTGCTCTTCGGGGACGGTGGTGCTGGGGCGTGGGTGA
- a CDS encoding pyridoxamine 5'-phosphate oxidase family protein has protein sequence MALSRKEREEFLAEAHVAALAVDAGEGRAPLTVPIWYQYEPGGEVWIMTGLDTRKNRLIQAAGRFSLMIDRLEPTIRYVSVEGPVIDTTPATHDHLREISARYLPPEKVDGYVDFAAKNHGEQVIIRMRPERWVSSDLGTV, from the coding sequence ATGGCACTGTCCCGCAAGGAGCGCGAGGAGTTTCTGGCCGAGGCGCATGTGGCCGCCTTGGCGGTGGACGCCGGGGAGGGGCGGGCGCCGCTCACGGTCCCGATCTGGTACCAGTACGAACCCGGGGGCGAGGTCTGGATCATGACCGGGCTGGACACCCGCAAGAACCGGCTGATCCAGGCGGCGGGCCGCTTCTCCCTGATGATCGACCGCCTCGAACCCACCATCCGCTACGTTTCCGTCGAGGGCCCGGTCATCGACACCACCCCTGCCACCCACGACCACCTCCGCGAGATCTCCGCCCGCTACCTCCCGCCCGAAAAAGTCGACGGCTACGTCGACTTCGCCGCGAAGAACCACGGCGAACAGGTCATCATCCGCATGCGCCCCGAGCGGTGGGTCTCCTCCGACCTGGGCACGGTGTGA
- a CDS encoding YrhB domain-containing protein: protein MIERDAAIRIVEEQLAREDQEQLARGLDPIPVTVTDAERHELVWIVRYQSAEYVRTGDRHTMLIGNGPYLVDRVDGGLHSVGVVSAMTGAWEDDYRVRVRGQTVRTAVDDLHDEIREIAATRGRLHATRVLRAAVPTLRPGEAVAYVTALRGGEDVPARLVALAGRELVLPLNPVDAVRTLREARAERQAEG from the coding sequence GTGATCGAACGGGACGCCGCGATCCGGATCGTCGAGGAACAGCTGGCCCGCGAGGATCAGGAGCAACTGGCACGGGGGCTGGACCCCATCCCCGTCACCGTGACGGATGCGGAACGGCACGAGCTCGTCTGGATCGTCCGCTACCAGTCCGCAGAGTACGTGCGCACAGGGGACCGGCACACCATGCTGATCGGCAACGGACCGTACCTGGTCGACCGCGTCGACGGTGGGCTGCACTCGGTCGGCGTGGTCTCCGCCATGACCGGGGCCTGGGAGGACGACTACCGCGTCCGTGTCCGAGGGCAGACCGTACGCACCGCCGTGGACGACCTGCACGACGAGATCCGCGAGATCGCCGCCACGCGCGGACGGCTCCACGCCACGCGCGTGCTGCGGGCGGCCGTGCCGACACTGCGCCCCGGGGAGGCCGTCGCCTACGTGACCGCGCTGCGGGGCGGCGAGGACGTGCCCGCGCGGCTGGTCGCCCTCGCCGGCAGGGAACTCGTGCTGCCTCTCAACCCGGTTGACGCGGTACGGACCCTCCGGGAGGCGCGGGCGGAGCGGCAGGCCGAGGGATGA
- a CDS encoding pyridoxine/pyridoxamine 5'-phosphate oxidase, protein MTADTPSLSPSPAPSSLSSGFLRSLRALRVWDPQVTELPAFDPAAAPAEPSALFVGWFAEAVAAGQMEPHTMSLATADGEGQPDVRIVMLHDVDARGWHFASHSGSRKGRQLTARPYAALGFYWPVLGRQVRVRGRVVIEPASVAQADLHARSTGALAAALTGRQSEVLSSYEELERASEAAWARAEREPDAPVPSWTAYVVEPDEVEFFQGDARRRHVRLNYRRKEDGWSTEMLWP, encoded by the coding sequence ATGACTGCCGACACGCCTTCCCTCTCGCCATCCCCGGCTCCCTCCTCCCTCTCCTCCGGGTTCCTACGGTCCCTGCGGGCGCTGCGGGTGTGGGATCCGCAGGTCACCGAGTTGCCGGCCTTCGACCCGGCCGCCGCGCCCGCCGAGCCGTCGGCGCTGTTCGTCGGGTGGTTCGCGGAGGCGGTGGCGGCAGGGCAGATGGAGCCGCACACCATGTCGCTGGCCACAGCGGATGGGGAGGGACAGCCGGACGTACGTATCGTGATGTTGCACGACGTGGACGCGCGCGGCTGGCACTTCGCCTCGCACTCCGGCAGCCGGAAGGGACGACAGCTGACCGCCCGCCCGTACGCGGCGCTCGGCTTCTACTGGCCCGTGCTGGGCCGCCAGGTACGGGTGCGGGGCCGCGTGGTCATCGAGCCCGCCTCGGTCGCGCAGGCCGACCTGCACGCCCGGTCCACCGGTGCGCTGGCCGCCGCCCTCACCGGGCGGCAGAGCGAAGTCCTCTCCTCCTACGAGGAGTTGGAGCGCGCGTCGGAGGCCGCCTGGGCCCGGGCCGAGCGCGAGCCGGATGCGCCGGTGCCCTCCTGGACGGCGTACGTGGTGGAACCGGACGAGGTGGAGTTCTTCCAGGGGGACGCCCGGCGGCGGCACGTACGGCTCAACTACCGGCGGAAGGAGGATGGTTGGTCCACGGAGATGCTGTGGCCCTAG
- a CDS encoding class I SAM-dependent DNA methyltransferase produces the protein MRETGYREQEHREQEHREQEHREQGYGDDGYAEVDDPDGYFGEAIAAHYDDTSDEMFSPEAIDPAVELIAGLAEEHGSPGTPRALEFGIGTGRIALPLAGRGVPVHGIDMSRAMVERLRAKPGGADIGVTIGDFATTRVDGDFTVAYLVFNTINNLTTQDAQVDCFRNAAAHLVPGGCFVIEVGVPDLRRLPPGQNAVPYHVGPDRLGLDTYDVATQGMRSHHVWVVDGRTEYWSLPFRYVWPAELDLMARLAGMRLRDRWADWNREPFTSESTKHVSVWEKVT, from the coding sequence ATGCGCGAAACGGGATATCGCGAGCAGGAGCACCGCGAGCAGGAGCACCGTGAACAGGAGCACCGCGAGCAGGGATACGGCGACGACGGATACGCCGAGGTCGACGACCCCGACGGCTACTTCGGTGAAGCCATCGCCGCCCACTACGACGACACCTCCGACGAGATGTTCAGCCCCGAGGCCATCGACCCGGCCGTGGAGCTCATCGCCGGTCTCGCCGAGGAACATGGCAGCCCCGGCACCCCCCGCGCCCTCGAGTTCGGCATCGGCACGGGCCGTATCGCCCTCCCCCTTGCCGGCCGGGGCGTCCCGGTGCACGGCATCGACATGTCGCGGGCCATGGTGGAGCGGCTGCGCGCCAAGCCGGGCGGCGCGGACATCGGCGTCACCATCGGGGATTTCGCCACGACCAGGGTGGACGGCGACTTCACCGTCGCCTACCTCGTCTTCAACACGATCAACAACCTGACCACGCAGGACGCCCAGGTGGACTGCTTCCGCAACGCCGCCGCGCACCTCGTACCCGGCGGCTGCTTCGTCATCGAGGTCGGCGTGCCGGACCTGCGCAGACTGCCGCCGGGGCAGAACGCGGTGCCGTACCACGTGGGGCCCGATCGGCTGGGGTTGGACACGTACGACGTGGCCACGCAAGGGATGCGCTCGCACCACGTGTGGGTCGTCGACGGGCGGACGGAGTACTGGTCGCTGCCGTTCCGCTACGTCTGGCCGGCCGAGCTGGACCTCATGGCCCGGCTCGCGGGAATGCGGCTGCGCGACCGCTGGGCGGACTGGAACCGGGAGCCGTTCACGAGCGAGAGCACGAAGCACGTGTCGGTGTGGGAGAAGGTCACCTGA